In the genome of Triticum urartu cultivar G1812 chromosome 5, Tu2.1, whole genome shotgun sequence, one region contains:
- the LOC125511531 gene encoding putative F-box/FBD/LRR-repeat protein At4g03220 isoform X2, with the protein MEKGEVVRRTKLGPAAGGGGGRGGGARRPKMGPGGGGADLISALPEDLLLQVLGCLRCARAAARTSILSRRWRGLWTRLPDLVFRGVALRSLQAALASVQAAAGPVGVTLLDMCVPDALLHSVREYDMPPLLHAAAALSPVDLRLAVGEGTQRLYVQVEVPRLPRAISVELQGLDLVFADPRRSWLGFPALETLSLTGCRANLTDLVLRCPRLRVFRLREDHGAHHMNIIIRSSSLQELHVDTRIPFTYRIDIRAPALKRLAMSFSTSDKIIVLVSVLAPMLETVSWRCTYSTVSARLGLWGLSEDSYEFPEEVSLRTEIEKHMVTHFSVLELRVETWGHVFGAFALHILEMDQISTAIQSLKVILLSSEDDEACPQNCPCEEPSNWRSQTISLTNLEKVEIKGFQGEGHEFDFLKLVFRCVPMLKTMSVRLSDEVTASNDDCCKKIHDVFKMYPFVECNVIVDLSPESTDSSHGGAST; encoded by the exons ATGGAGAAGGGGGAAGTAGTACGCCGTACCAAGCTCGGTCCagccgccggcggcggcggaggacgaggaggaggagcacgCCGTCCCAAGATGGGTCCAGGCGGCGGAGGAGCCGACCTCATCAGCGCCCTCCCGGAGGATCTGCTTCTCCAGGTCCTCGGGTGCCTCCGATGCGCCCGCGCCGCCGCGCGCACCAGCATCCTCTCCCGCCGGTGGCGCGGCCTCTGGACCCGCCTCCCCGACCTCGTCTTCCGCGGCGTCGCGCTCCGCTCCCTCCAAGCGGCGCTCGCCTCGGTCCAAGCCGCGGCCGGCCCCGTGGGGGTGACCCTCCTCGACATGTGCGTTCCCGACGCGCTCCTACACTCCGTCCGCGAGTACGACATGCCCCCGCTGCTCCACGCCGCCGCGGCGCTCTCGCCGGTGGACCTCCGCCTCGCCGTGGGGGAGGGCACGCAGCGCCTGTACGTGCAGGTGGAGGTGCCCCGCCTCCCCCGCGCCATCTCGGTGGAGCTTCAAGGCCTGGATCTCGTGTTCGCCGACCCGCGCCGCAGCTGGCTGGGGTTCCCCGCGCTGGAGACGCTCTCCCTCACCGGCTGCCGCGCCAACCTCACGGACCTGGTCCTCCGCTGCCCGCGCCTGCGCGTCTTCAGACTCAGGGAGGACCACGGCGCCCACCACATGAACATCATCATCAGGTCCTCGTCGCTGCAGGAGCTCCATGTGGACACCAGGATCCCCTTCACCTACCGCATCGACATCAGGGCGCCCGCGCTCAAGCGATTGGCCATGTCCTTCAGCACCAGCGACAAGATCATTGTGCTGGTGTCCGTTTTGGCGCCAATGCTGGAGACGGTCTCATGGCGCTGCACCTATTCCACAGTGTCTGCCCGGCTTGGTCTTTGGGGCCTCTCAGAG GATTCATATGAGTTTCCAGAGGAAGTCAGCCTTAGGACGGAGATAGAGAAACATATGGTTACCCATTTCTCTGTTTTGGAGCTACGTGTCGAAACATGGGGGCATGTTTTTGGAGCATTTGCATTGCACATCCTTGAAATGGATCAGATTTCCACTGCTATACAAAGCCTTAAAGTCATCCTGCTGAGTTCAGAG GATGATGAAGCATGCCCACAAAATTGCCCTTGTGAGGAGCCCAGTAACTGGAGAAGCCAAACTATCTCCTTGACCAATCTTGAAAAAGTGGAAATCAAAGGCTTCCAAGGAGAAGGTCATGAGTTTGATTTCTTGAAACTGGTATTTAGATGCGTACCAATGCTGAAAACAATGTCTGTGAGGCTGTCAGATGAGGTCACAGCAAGTAACGACGATTGCTGCAAGAAAATACATGACGTCTTCAAGATGTATCCTTTTGTGGAATGCAATGTGATTGTGGATCTTAGTCCTG
- the LOC125511531 gene encoding uncharacterized protein LOC125511531 isoform X1 — protein sequence MEKGEVVRRTKLGPAAGGGGGRGGGARRPKMGPGGGGADLISALPEDLLLQVLGCLRCARAAARTSILSRRWRGLWTRLPDLVFRGVALRSLQAALASVQAAAGPVGVTLLDMCVPDALLHSVREYDMPPLLHAAAALSPVDLRLAVGEGTQRLYVQVEVPRLPRAISVELQGLDLVFADPRRSWLGFPALETLSLTGCRANLTDLVLRCPRLRVFRLREDHGAHHMNIIIRSSSLQELHVDTRIPFTYRIDIRAPALKRLAMSFSTSDKIIVLVSVLAPMLETVSWRCTYSTVSARLGLWGLSEVRLQTEENNGHGGQLPPHVNVLSLFVAADDSYEFPEEVSLRTEIEKHMVTHFSVLELRVETWGHVFGAFALHILEMDQISTAIQSLKVILLSSEDDEACPQNCPCEEPSNWRSQTISLTNLEKVEIKGFQGEGHEFDFLKLVFRCVPMLKTMSVRLSDEVTASNDDCCKKIHDVFKMYPFVECNVIVDLSPESTDSSHGGAST from the exons ATGGAGAAGGGGGAAGTAGTACGCCGTACCAAGCTCGGTCCagccgccggcggcggcggaggacgaggaggaggagcacgCCGTCCCAAGATGGGTCCAGGCGGCGGAGGAGCCGACCTCATCAGCGCCCTCCCGGAGGATCTGCTTCTCCAGGTCCTCGGGTGCCTCCGATGCGCCCGCGCCGCCGCGCGCACCAGCATCCTCTCCCGCCGGTGGCGCGGCCTCTGGACCCGCCTCCCCGACCTCGTCTTCCGCGGCGTCGCGCTCCGCTCCCTCCAAGCGGCGCTCGCCTCGGTCCAAGCCGCGGCCGGCCCCGTGGGGGTGACCCTCCTCGACATGTGCGTTCCCGACGCGCTCCTACACTCCGTCCGCGAGTACGACATGCCCCCGCTGCTCCACGCCGCCGCGGCGCTCTCGCCGGTGGACCTCCGCCTCGCCGTGGGGGAGGGCACGCAGCGCCTGTACGTGCAGGTGGAGGTGCCCCGCCTCCCCCGCGCCATCTCGGTGGAGCTTCAAGGCCTGGATCTCGTGTTCGCCGACCCGCGCCGCAGCTGGCTGGGGTTCCCCGCGCTGGAGACGCTCTCCCTCACCGGCTGCCGCGCCAACCTCACGGACCTGGTCCTCCGCTGCCCGCGCCTGCGCGTCTTCAGACTCAGGGAGGACCACGGCGCCCACCACATGAACATCATCATCAGGTCCTCGTCGCTGCAGGAGCTCCATGTGGACACCAGGATCCCCTTCACCTACCGCATCGACATCAGGGCGCCCGCGCTCAAGCGATTGGCCATGTCCTTCAGCACCAGCGACAAGATCATTGTGCTGGTGTCCGTTTTGGCGCCAATGCTGGAGACGGTCTCATGGCGCTGCACCTATTCCACAGTGTCTGCCCGGCTTGGTCTTTGGGGCCTCTCAGAGGTGAGGTTACAGACGGAGGAGAACAATGGACATGGCGGGCAGCTTCCTCCTCACGTCAATGTCCTGTCGCTCTTCGTGGCTGCAGAT GATTCATATGAGTTTCCAGAGGAAGTCAGCCTTAGGACGGAGATAGAGAAACATATGGTTACCCATTTCTCTGTTTTGGAGCTACGTGTCGAAACATGGGGGCATGTTTTTGGAGCATTTGCATTGCACATCCTTGAAATGGATCAGATTTCCACTGCTATACAAAGCCTTAAAGTCATCCTGCTGAGTTCAGAG GATGATGAAGCATGCCCACAAAATTGCCCTTGTGAGGAGCCCAGTAACTGGAGAAGCCAAACTATCTCCTTGACCAATCTTGAAAAAGTGGAAATCAAAGGCTTCCAAGGAGAAGGTCATGAGTTTGATTTCTTGAAACTGGTATTTAGATGCGTACCAATGCTGAAAACAATGTCTGTGAGGCTGTCAGATGAGGTCACAGCAAGTAACGACGATTGCTGCAAGAAAATACATGACGTCTTCAAGATGTATCCTTTTGTGGAATGCAATGTGATTGTGGATCTTAGTCCTG